Proteins encoded in a region of the Rhizobium sp. CC-YZS058 genome:
- a CDS encoding phosphoribosyltransferase family protein — protein sequence MTDDSPAATASSSPITGERWSVDVAGRTVELPIVSITDSFAISLMMVIDLGVRFGEHVGQALAAKLAPLEPEVIVGAATLGIPVAIEVSRALGLDDYVVLQKSPKIHLGDALVQTISSITSKGEQKLLLDRRSAPLLSGKRVVVVDDVVASGSSLKGSIELVRKAGGIVVGVGVILTEARDWEATLQDDAALIHSLAHIPQFTKIDGRWQPIPTTFLP from the coding sequence ATGACAGACGATTCCCCTGCCGCGACGGCATCCTCCTCTCCCATCACCGGTGAACGCTGGTCGGTCGATGTGGCAGGCCGTACGGTCGAGCTGCCGATCGTCTCGATCACCGACAGCTTCGCCATCTCGCTGATGATGGTGATCGACCTCGGCGTCCGCTTCGGCGAACATGTCGGCCAAGCGCTGGCCGCCAAACTGGCGCCGCTCGAACCGGAGGTCATCGTCGGCGCTGCGACGCTTGGAATTCCGGTGGCGATCGAGGTCAGCCGCGCGCTCGGGCTTGATGACTATGTGGTGCTGCAGAAGTCGCCGAAGATCCATCTTGGCGATGCGCTGGTCCAGACCATCTCCTCCATCACCTCCAAGGGCGAGCAGAAGCTGCTGCTCGACCGGCGGTCAGCGCCGCTGCTTTCCGGCAAGCGCGTCGTGGTGGTGGACGACGTCGTGGCGTCCGGCTCCAGCCTGAAGGGCTCGATCGAGCTGGTGCGAAAGGCAGGGGGAATCGTCGTCGGGGTCGGCGTTATCCTGACCGAAGCGCGGGACTGGGAAGCAACGCTTCAAGACGATGCAGCGCTGATCCACAGCCTTGCCCATATCCCGCAATTCACGAAGATCGATGGCCGGTGGCAGCCCATCCCCACGACCTTCCTGCCTTGA
- a CDS encoding FadR/GntR family transcriptional regulator has product MFNKTLVPQSVARDLQTMIQTGALKPGEKIPSQREFSQKLGVSRASLREALLTLETLGLLKTEAGRGTFVTDPAESAQGASGEMAPWRYSDRYSVFDVFQTRILLEGEIARLSAGRLAELQLDQMERATQTMEECWARQDRLANVEADLAFHGIIVSACSNAMLQALYHTVRDQVTETQRQPIPITDPERMKDSIDEHRRIIAALRANNGPEAKQAMESHIRNTARCAGLLP; this is encoded by the coding sequence ATGTTCAACAAGACGCTTGTTCCCCAATCGGTCGCCCGGGACCTCCAGACGATGATCCAGACCGGAGCGCTGAAGCCCGGCGAGAAGATCCCCTCGCAGCGCGAGTTTTCCCAGAAGCTCGGCGTCAGCCGCGCCTCCCTGCGGGAAGCCTTGCTGACGCTGGAAACGTTGGGGCTGTTGAAGACCGAAGCCGGCCGCGGCACTTTCGTCACCGATCCGGCGGAGAGCGCGCAAGGGGCGTCCGGCGAAATGGCGCCCTGGCGCTATTCCGATCGCTATTCGGTGTTCGACGTCTTCCAGACGCGCATTCTGCTCGAGGGCGAGATCGCCCGGCTTTCCGCCGGGCGACTGGCGGAGCTGCAGCTCGACCAGATGGAGCGCGCCACGCAAACCATGGAGGAGTGCTGGGCCCGGCAGGACCGGCTCGCCAATGTCGAGGCCGACCTCGCCTTCCACGGCATCATCGTCTCTGCCTGTTCCAACGCCATGTTGCAGGCGCTCTACCACACGGTGCGCGACCAGGTGACGGAGACGCAGCGCCAGCCGATCCCGATCACCGATCCCGAGCGGATGAAGGATTCGATCGACGAACATCGCCGCATCATCGCCGCACTGCGCGCCAACAACGGGCCGGAAGCAAAGCAGGCGATGGAAAGCCATATCCGCAACACCGCCCGCTGCGCCGGTCTCCTTCCCTAA
- a CDS encoding amino acid ABC transporter ATP-binding protein → MSGSIISIRGLTKAYGTFTVLHGIDLDIAEGEVVCVIGPSGSGKSTLIRCINHLEAFAPESTIDVDGIRVAPGKALAKVRAEVGMVFQSFNLFPHMSVLKNVMLAPMRVRGTTKAEAERKARDLLSRVGIGEQAEKFPGQLSGGQQQRVAIARALAMEPRVLLFDEPTSALDPEMVGEVLDVMRKLAGTGVTMVVVTHEMGFARQVADRVIFMDGGRLVEAGPPAQIFDAPQEERTRSFLRAVLNH, encoded by the coding sequence ATGTCCGGTTCGATCATCTCCATCCGCGGCCTCACCAAGGCCTACGGAACCTTCACCGTGCTCCACGGCATCGACCTCGATATCGCCGAGGGCGAGGTCGTCTGCGTGATCGGGCCGTCCGGCTCGGGCAAATCGACGCTGATCCGCTGCATCAACCATCTGGAGGCCTTCGCGCCGGAGAGCACGATCGATGTCGATGGCATCCGCGTTGCGCCGGGCAAGGCGCTCGCCAAGGTGCGGGCGGAAGTCGGCATGGTCTTCCAGTCCTTCAACCTCTTTCCGCATATGAGCGTGCTGAAGAATGTCATGCTGGCGCCGATGCGGGTGCGCGGCACGACAAAGGCCGAGGCCGAGCGCAAGGCGCGCGACCTCCTGTCCCGTGTCGGCATCGGCGAGCAGGCGGAAAAATTCCCCGGTCAGCTTTCCGGCGGCCAGCAGCAGCGAGTCGCCATTGCCCGCGCGCTCGCCATGGAGCCGCGCGTGCTGCTTTTCGACGAGCCGACCTCGGCGCTCGACCCGGAAATGGTCGGCGAGGTGCTGGATGTCATGCGCAAGCTCGCCGGCACCGGCGTCACCATGGTCGTCGTCACCCACGAAATGGGCTTTGCCCGCCAGGTGGCCGATCGCGTCATCTTCATGGATGGCGGTCGGCTGGTGGAGGCCGGTCCGCCGGCCCAGATCTTTGACGCCCCGCAGGAGGAGCGCACCCGCAGCTTCCTGCGCGCCGTGCTCAATCACTAG
- a CDS encoding cysteine desulfurase-like protein, which produces MSTNTPLDLDYVRSQFPGLNRGWTFFDNAGGSQILKGALERINTFLIEKNVQIGGSYAVSQAAAKALYEARTAAMHLVHARRPEEIVFGSSTTALLQNLARAMQSQLQPGDEIIITVSDHESNIGPWDRLQAIGVVLKIWPLNKDTLTLELDDLAPLMSDRTKLVCVTHVSNILGSVNPVRAIADFVHARGAKLCVDAVAYAPHRAVDVQAFDADYYVFSLYKTYGPHYALMYGKYELLLELDTLYHYFYGKDKVPGKLEPGNPNYELAYATCGILDYLATLGEKAGETGTVREKIEAAYGAITVQEDALTERLLAYLRTRNDCTIVGQPVNRDSQRVPTIAFRFDGREAGELCKAMDEEQIAMRFGDFHSRRLAEYLGLTDHGGMLRVSMVHYNTVEEVDRFTAALDRILASEAGLAKAS; this is translated from the coding sequence ATGTCCACCAACACCCCGCTCGACCTCGATTATGTCCGCAGCCAGTTTCCGGGTCTCAACCGCGGCTGGACCTTCTTCGACAATGCCGGCGGATCGCAGATCCTCAAGGGCGCGCTCGAGCGCATCAACACCTTCCTGATCGAGAAGAACGTGCAGATCGGCGGCTCCTATGCCGTGTCCCAGGCTGCGGCCAAGGCACTCTACGAGGCTCGCACCGCCGCCATGCATCTCGTCCATGCACGCCGCCCTGAAGAAATCGTCTTTGGCTCCTCGACCACGGCGCTCCTGCAGAATTTGGCCCGCGCCATGCAGAGCCAGCTGCAGCCCGGCGACGAGATCATCATCACCGTCAGCGATCACGAGAGCAATATCGGCCCCTGGGACCGGCTGCAGGCGATCGGCGTCGTTCTCAAGATCTGGCCGCTCAACAAGGACACGCTGACGCTGGAACTCGACGATCTCGCGCCGCTGATGAGCGACCGCACGAAGCTCGTCTGCGTCACCCACGTGTCCAATATTCTGGGATCGGTCAATCCGGTCCGCGCCATCGCCGATTTCGTCCATGCCCGCGGCGCGAAACTCTGCGTGGATGCGGTGGCCTATGCGCCGCACCGCGCCGTCGATGTGCAGGCCTTCGATGCCGATTACTATGTCTTCAGCCTCTACAAGACCTACGGGCCGCATTACGCCCTGATGTACGGCAAGTATGAGCTGCTGCTCGAGCTCGACACGCTCTACCACTATTTCTACGGCAAGGACAAAGTGCCGGGCAAGCTGGAGCCGGGCAACCCGAACTACGAGCTCGCCTATGCCACCTGCGGCATCCTGGATTACCTCGCAACGCTCGGCGAAAAGGCCGGCGAGACCGGCACGGTGCGCGAGAAGATCGAGGCGGCCTATGGCGCCATCACCGTTCAGGAAGATGCGCTGACCGAGCGGCTGCTCGCCTATCTGCGGACCCGCAACGACTGCACGATCGTCGGCCAGCCGGTCAACCGGGACAGCCAGCGCGTGCCGACGATCGCCTTCCGCTTCGATGGGCGCGAGGCCGGCGAACTGTGCAAGGCGATGGACGAGGAACAGATCGCCATGCGCTTCGGCGATTTCCACTCGCGTCGCTTGGCCGAATATCTCGGCCTGACCGATCATGGCGGCATGCTGCGCGTCTCGATGGTGCATTACAACACGGTCGAGGAGGTCGACCGCTTCACGGCCGCGCTCGACCGTATTCTGGCTAGCGAGGCCGGTCTCGCCAAGGCAAGCTGA
- a CDS encoding amino acid ABC transporter permease, whose protein sequence is MTLINTFFNWQVLLASLPQLLSGLLITLQIGVTSIIVGLIGGLFLAIARLYAPQAAKTLIRIYIDIFRSIPLLVLLIVVYYALPFIGIRLSPFLSAVTALSLVSAAYTAEIFRAGIEAIPHGQFEASAALGLSNKDMMVDVILPQAVRIVIPPLTNNCINVMKDTALASVVAMPDLLKQATQAQALQANPTPLIGAAIIYVALLWPMVAVVARLEKHFARGKR, encoded by the coding sequence ATGACGCTCATCAATACCTTCTTCAATTGGCAGGTGCTGCTCGCCAGCCTGCCGCAGCTCCTGTCAGGTCTCTTGATCACGCTGCAGATCGGCGTGACCAGCATCATCGTCGGCCTGATCGGCGGCCTGTTCCTGGCGATCGCCCGGCTTTACGCCCCTCAAGCCGCCAAGACGCTGATCCGGATCTATATCGATATCTTCCGGTCGATCCCGCTGCTCGTGCTGCTGATCGTCGTCTATTACGCGCTGCCCTTCATCGGCATCCGGCTGTCGCCCTTTCTCTCGGCCGTCACCGCTTTGTCGCTTGTCTCCGCCGCCTATACGGCCGAGATCTTCCGGGCGGGCATCGAGGCCATTCCGCATGGCCAGTTCGAGGCATCCGCCGCGCTCGGCCTGTCGAACAAGGACATGATGGTCGATGTGATCCTGCCGCAGGCGGTCCGCATCGTCATTCCGCCGCTGACCAACAACTGCATCAACGTGATGAAGGACACGGCGCTCGCCTCCGTGGTCGCCATGCCGGACCTGCTCAAGCAGGCGACCCAAGCCCAGGCGCTTCAGGCCAATCCGACGCCGCTCATCGGCGCGGCCATCATCTATGTGGCGCTGCTCTGGCCCATGGTCGCGGTCGTCGCCCGGCTCGAGAAGCATTTTGCCCGGGGGAAGCGCTGA
- a CDS encoding Gfo/Idh/MocA family oxidoreductase → MPKTPTLDRRHLLKWSTAGAAGLLVAGRAGAETYPAPSEVDIGHVEGDTVVFDPWRAPADTPSPPPPAPLPPEERVGFALVGLGRLSLEQLLPAFSHCTKAKVVALVSGTPEKLKTVARQYGIDPAACYSYEEFDRIKDNAAIKAVYIVLPNGMHREYTERAAAAGKHVLCEKPMSVNSAEARKMVEACEKASVKLMIAYRIQYEGYNLRLAEFVRGQRFGRLVGMSSTNVQTVAEDGEKQWRHKKAMSGGGALPDIGLYCLNTARFLTGEEPVEISASLFSPPGDPRFAEVEETVSFTLRFPSNVMVNCLTSYGARDDKHQRLNFATAVADMPNAYSYEGQSLVITSREGNATQKAELRLQVPNQFAAEIDHMATCILEDRRPRTPGEEGVQDHVLMEAIYQAAETGQPVRLAEIDKIDAFRGPPAMVKLD, encoded by the coding sequence ATGCCCAAGACGCCGACACTCGATCGACGCCATCTTTTGAAATGGAGCACGGCGGGTGCCGCCGGTCTTCTGGTTGCCGGGCGCGCCGGCGCGGAGACGTATCCCGCCCCGTCCGAGGTCGATATTGGCCATGTGGAAGGGGACACGGTGGTGTTCGATCCCTGGCGCGCGCCCGCCGATACGCCATCCCCGCCGCCGCCGGCGCCTCTGCCGCCGGAAGAGCGGGTCGGCTTTGCGCTGGTGGGGCTCGGGCGCCTGTCGCTCGAGCAATTGCTGCCCGCTTTTTCGCACTGCACGAAGGCCAAGGTGGTGGCGCTCGTGTCCGGCACTCCGGAAAAGCTGAAGACGGTGGCGCGCCAATACGGGATCGACCCCGCGGCCTGCTACAGCTACGAAGAGTTCGACCGGATCAAGGACAATGCGGCCATCAAGGCCGTCTATATCGTGCTGCCGAACGGCATGCATCGGGAGTACACCGAGCGGGCGGCGGCGGCCGGCAAGCATGTGCTCTGCGAAAAGCCGATGTCGGTCAACTCGGCCGAAGCGCGCAAGATGGTCGAGGCCTGCGAGAAGGCTTCCGTCAAGCTGATGATCGCCTATCGCATCCAGTATGAAGGGTACAATCTGCGGCTCGCGGAGTTCGTCCGCGGCCAGCGCTTCGGCCGGCTGGTCGGCATGTCCTCCACCAATGTGCAGACGGTCGCCGAAGATGGCGAGAAACAATGGCGTCATAAGAAGGCCATGTCCGGCGGCGGCGCCTTGCCGGATATCGGCCTCTATTGCCTCAACACCGCGCGTTTCCTGACAGGCGAAGAGCCGGTGGAAATCAGCGCCAGTCTCTTCAGCCCACCCGGCGATCCGCGCTTTGCCGAGGTGGAGGAGACGGTGTCCTTCACGCTGCGTTTTCCCTCGAATGTCATGGTCAATTGCCTGACCAGCTATGGCGCACGGGACGACAAGCATCAGCGGCTGAACTTCGCGACCGCCGTTGCCGATATGCCGAATGCCTACAGCTATGAGGGCCAGTCCCTCGTCATCACCAGCCGCGAGGGCAATGCCACGCAGAAGGCGGAGTTGCGGCTGCAGGTGCCGAACCAGTTTGCCGCCGAAATCGATCACATGGCGACCTGCATTCTTGAGGATCGACGGCCCCGCACGCCGGGCGAGGAGGGCGTGCAGGACCATGTCCTGATGGAAGCGATCTACCAGGCCGCCGAAACCGGCCAACCGGTCCGCCTCGCGGAAATCGACAAAATCGACGCTTTCCGCGGTCCACCGGCAATGGTGAAGCTCGATTGA
- a CDS encoding aminotriazole resistance protein: MSNTALAETEGNTLFPIVLSIVAAAATGVLWAYANPIQLVPGVIQWRIFAFLPPLVGILLGWRSGFICGYLGTIVWSLLAGTFIPAHSLIVDGIMVGLTGLVPGLLFDPKTVSMTRTTLAKIAATCLVVGIVMVLAVSASLAYLGIFPFWWAFGYLGLSDIVPMIIGTPLLVIPALKILKSAHPSGFQRF; this comes from the coding sequence ATGTCCAACACTGCGCTTGCCGAAACCGAGGGCAACACGCTCTTTCCCATCGTCCTGTCCATCGTCGCCGCTGCGGCCACCGGCGTGCTCTGGGCCTATGCCAACCCGATCCAGCTGGTCCCCGGGGTCATTCAGTGGCGCATCTTCGCCTTTCTTCCGCCGCTCGTCGGCATCCTGCTCGGCTGGCGCAGCGGCTTCATCTGTGGCTATCTCGGCACGATCGTCTGGTCACTTCTGGCCGGCACGTTCATTCCCGCTCATTCGCTGATCGTCGATGGCATCATGGTGGGGCTCACCGGCCTCGTTCCGGGCCTGCTCTTCGATCCGAAGACCGTGTCGATGACCCGCACGACCTTGGCTAAAATTGCGGCAACCTGCCTCGTGGTCGGGATCGTCATGGTGCTCGCCGTTTCAGCCAGCCTTGCCTATCTCGGCATCTTTCCCTTCTGGTGGGCGTTCGGCTATCTCGGCCTTTCGGACATCGTCCCCATGATCATCGGAACGCCGCTGCTCGTCATTCCGGCGCTCAAGATCCTGAAGAGCGCCCATCCCTCCGGCTTCCAGCGCTTCTGA
- a CDS encoding ABC transporter ATP-binding protein — MLDLRNLSVGYGNGTLALSGADLSIAAGQRLLVCGAAGSGKTTLLQAAAGIIPRLVRPDTISGSIELDGQPVRTVSKDSLFQTIGLVAQAVEDQVWDLSVEDLIAFPLENRGVGRAEIRARLATLINGLELHDLKGRRVLTLSGGERRMVAIAAALAAAPRLLVLDEPTTGLDPAARQRLLRSLATFGAEIPSLLIAEQDAAAIAPAINEIALLASGVLSSLQPKAGLMADGAAWTDAGLLPPFRRQAAAKVYPLGRTLLCVKKLRTALQRPTGRPVLEEIDLTIRAGECVALIGRNGAGKTTLFQSILGLAAVTGGTLAIGGADAGGWTAARRARSIAYLPQIMRRILFNMTVLQEVTFAITASPVMPKDPAILEKAETALAAYGLSGLAQTNPFALSTRQQALLGLACAEASGAALAILDEPLLARDLNGKRLLDRFIDGACASGRAVLLITHDLELAAERAGRVLLLDEGRITYDGDTIAAWRSPAYRALGWPEPRFLAQTEWHHAAS, encoded by the coding sequence GTGCTTGATCTCCGCAATCTCAGCGTCGGCTACGGGAATGGCACGCTCGCCCTTTCCGGAGCCGATCTTTCCATCGCCGCCGGTCAAAGGCTGCTTGTCTGTGGAGCGGCAGGCAGCGGCAAGACGACACTGCTACAGGCTGCAGCCGGCATCATTCCGCGCCTGGTGCGACCCGATACGATCTCCGGCAGCATCGAGCTCGACGGCCAACCGGTGCGGACCGTCTCGAAAGATAGCCTCTTCCAGACGATCGGCCTCGTTGCCCAGGCGGTGGAAGATCAGGTCTGGGACCTGAGCGTCGAGGATCTGATCGCCTTTCCGCTTGAAAACCGCGGGGTGGGCCGGGCGGAGATCCGTGCCCGCCTTGCGACCCTGATCAACGGGCTCGAGCTTCATGATCTCAAGGGGCGGCGGGTGCTGACCCTTTCCGGCGGGGAACGGCGCATGGTGGCCATTGCGGCCGCACTGGCGGCGGCGCCCCGCCTTCTGGTGCTGGACGAGCCGACCACGGGCCTTGATCCGGCGGCCCGTCAGCGCCTGTTGCGCAGCCTCGCCACCTTCGGTGCCGAGATCCCGTCCCTGCTGATTGCCGAACAGGATGCGGCGGCAATCGCACCGGCGATCAACGAGATCGCGCTTCTGGCGTCCGGCGTCCTCTCCTCCCTGCAGCCAAAGGCCGGACTGATGGCAGACGGGGCGGCCTGGACCGATGCGGGCCTGCTGCCTCCCTTCAGGCGCCAAGCGGCGGCGAAGGTTTACCCGCTCGGCCGGACCCTGCTCTGCGTCAAGAAACTGAGAACAGCCCTTCAACGACCAACGGGCCGTCCGGTGCTGGAAGAGATCGACCTGACCATCCGGGCCGGCGAATGCGTGGCGCTGATCGGCCGCAACGGTGCAGGCAAGACCACGCTGTTCCAGTCGATCCTCGGCCTGGCCGCGGTGACTGGCGGGACACTTGCGATCGGAGGGGCTGATGCCGGCGGCTGGACAGCGGCCCGTCGCGCCCGGTCCATCGCCTATCTGCCACAGATCATGCGGCGTATCCTGTTCAACATGACGGTGCTGCAGGAGGTCACCTTCGCAATCACCGCCTCGCCGGTGATGCCGAAGGACCCAGCCATTCTGGAAAAGGCGGAGACGGCGCTTGCGGCCTATGGGTTGTCCGGTCTGGCACAGACCAACCCCTTCGCCTTGTCGACGCGCCAGCAGGCCTTGCTGGGGCTCGCCTGTGCAGAGGCTTCCGGCGCCGCGCTTGCGATCCTCGACGAACCCCTTCTGGCCCGCGATCTCAACGGCAAGCGGCTTCTGGATCGCTTTATCGACGGTGCCTGCGCCTCCGGCCGAGCCGTCCTGCTCATCACGCATGATCTCGAACTTGCAGCCGAGCGGGCAGGCCGGGTGCTGCTGCTCGATGAGGGGCGGATCACTTATGACGGGGACACCATCGCCGCCTGGCGGAGCCCGGCCTACCGCGCACTTGGCTGGCCAGAGCCCCGATTCCTTGCGCAGACGGAGTGGCATCATGCAGCTTCATGA
- the uvsE gene encoding UV DNA damage repair endonuclease UvsE, with product MTTRISRLGFPVKVMARDDLKSNDTRRHASAPHLKVSLGYVDQILDHLDRHDIRMYRMSSDLAPYATHPDLPAFHGMVKESADELRAIGDKAKRLDIRLSFHPSQFVVLNSPDPALVQKSIADLVSQAEMLDLMELGPEAVMVIHVGGTYGDVPTSRARWAETWKILPEPVRRRLVLEHDDLRFSAADVLWIHAETGVRLIFDYQHFWCLNPERADLRQTLEAVLASWPSGQQPKIHFSSPRTELREQIRLDKTTRKKTVRHVAPVFTGHADFVNPFEFATFMRVAEGLDFDVMLEAKAKDLALLRLRPDLLRYAPDVAARFGLEPSEEAALEAQEDEVLDEVDEGAGA from the coding sequence ATGACCACACGGATTTCGCGGCTGGGTTTCCCGGTCAAGGTCATGGCGCGCGACGACCTGAAGAGCAACGACACGCGCCGCCATGCCAGCGCGCCGCATCTTAAAGTTTCGCTCGGCTATGTCGACCAGATCCTCGATCATCTCGATCGGCACGACATCCGCATGTACCGCATGTCCTCCGATCTGGCGCCCTATGCCACCCACCCCGATCTGCCGGCCTTCCACGGCATGGTGAAAGAGAGCGCAGACGAGCTGCGGGCGATCGGCGACAAGGCCAAGCGGCTCGATATCCGGCTTTCCTTCCACCCTTCGCAATTCGTCGTGCTGAACAGCCCGGACCCTGCGTTGGTGCAGAAGAGCATTGCCGACCTCGTTTCCCAGGCCGAGATGCTGGACCTGATGGAGCTCGGGCCCGAGGCGGTCATGGTCATCCATGTCGGCGGCACCTATGGCGACGTTCCCACGAGCCGGGCGCGCTGGGCCGAAACATGGAAGATCCTGCCGGAGCCCGTGCGCCGGCGCCTGGTGCTCGAACATGACGACCTGCGCTTTTCCGCTGCCGATGTCTTGTGGATCCATGCCGAAACCGGCGTGCGGCTGATCTTCGACTATCAGCATTTCTGGTGCCTGAATCCGGAACGCGCCGATCTCAGGCAGACGCTGGAAGCCGTACTCGCCAGCTGGCCATCCGGGCAGCAGCCCAAGATCCATTTCTCCTCGCCGCGCACCGAGCTGCGCGAACAGATCCGCCTCGACAAGACCACGCGGAAGAAGACGGTTCGCCATGTGGCGCCGGTCTTCACCGGCCATGCCGATTTCGTCAATCCGTTCGAGTTCGCCACCTTCATGCGCGTGGCCGAAGGACTGGACTTCGATGTGATGCTGGAGGCCAAGGCGAAGGACCTTGCCCTGCTGCGCTTGCGCCCGGACCTGCTGCGCTACGCCCCCGACGTCGCCGCCCGCTTCGGGCTGGAACCGTCCGAAGAGGCGGCGCTCGAAGCGCAGGAGGACGAGGTGCTGGACGAAGTGGACGAGGGCGCCGGAGCATAA
- a CDS encoding energy-coupling factor transporter transmembrane component T produces the protein MQLHELNFFVKLALAFLVMLAAWLAPDWRFGVPLALGALVFLWLIHVPGLNAYLRGVVLLVLLVLASWMLNLMLQGMALAPALLTALGMAARLVTTTAAFFFVMETSSPGSILAAASAARLPPVVTLVLSLTFGIIPMLREDFERIADAQRARGMEIDDVPFPTRLRFALARGVPLLVQAIRMAHAISISLSLYGFDMRRKRTTWRHVGLLVEPSLTIKDRPQ, from the coding sequence ATGCAGCTTCATGAGCTTAACTTCTTCGTCAAGCTTGCCCTCGCCTTTCTCGTCATGCTCGCCGCATGGCTTGCACCGGATTGGCGCTTCGGAGTACCCCTGGCGCTCGGCGCGCTCGTCTTTCTCTGGCTCATTCATGTGCCGGGGTTAAACGCCTATCTGCGCGGCGTGGTCTTGCTCGTGCTTCTTGTCTTGGCGAGCTGGATGCTCAATCTCATGCTCCAGGGCATGGCCCTCGCGCCGGCGCTCCTCACCGCCCTCGGCATGGCGGCGCGACTGGTGACAACCACGGCGGCTTTCTTCTTCGTCATGGAAACCAGCTCGCCGGGTTCGATTCTGGCAGCTGCCAGTGCGGCGCGGCTGCCGCCCGTCGTCACCCTGGTTCTCTCGCTCACATTCGGCATCATTCCCATGCTGCGCGAGGATTTCGAGCGGATCGCCGATGCGCAGCGGGCACGCGGCATGGAAATCGACGACGTGCCGTTTCCCACCCGCCTGCGCTTCGCGCTCGCACGCGGCGTGCCGCTCTTGGTGCAGGCGATCCGCATGGCTCATGCCATCTCCATCTCACTCTCGCTCTATGGATTCGACATGCGCCGCAAGCGCACCACCTGGCGCCATGTGGGCTTGCTCGTCGAGCCTTCGCTGACCATCAAGGACAGACCACAATGA
- a CDS encoding ABC transporter substrate-binding protein encodes MTRTTTRTLSVLTGFLALLGSVGAANAADLTVGANIGNVPWEFEDASGKVTGFEVDLVNEIAKRLGKTVEFVNTPFNGLFPAVQSGRINMAISSITITEKRLASVTFAQPYYDSDQSLTVTAASGITGLKDMGDKVVGVDTGSTGDMWAEAHKGEYKLGEIRRFEGLQPAMLDLVAGRVDGYISDIPALLYYVKDKPELKVVERIPTGEKYSIMFNKGDPLATEVNEVITKLKGEGFIAKLHESWFGAKAEDTTSTVAVLDMPKAK; translated from the coding sequence ATGACACGCACAACCACCCGCACTCTTTCGGTGCTGACCGGCTTCCTCGCGCTCCTCGGCTCGGTCGGCGCGGCGAACGCCGCCGATCTCACTGTCGGCGCCAATATCGGCAACGTGCCGTGGGAATTCGAAGATGCCAGCGGCAAGGTCACCGGCTTCGAAGTCGACCTCGTCAACGAGATCGCCAAGCGTCTCGGCAAGACGGTCGAATTCGTCAACACGCCGTTCAACGGTCTCTTCCCGGCCGTCCAGTCCGGCCGCATCAACATGGCGATCTCCTCGATCACGATCACGGAAAAGCGCCTGGCCTCGGTCACCTTCGCCCAGCCTTACTACGACAGCGACCAGTCGTTGACCGTGACGGCCGCGTCCGGCATTACCGGCCTGAAGGACATGGGCGACAAGGTCGTCGGCGTCGATACCGGCTCCACCGGCGACATGTGGGCCGAAGCTCACAAGGGCGAATACAAGCTCGGCGAAATCCGCCGCTTCGAAGGCCTGCAGCCCGCCATGCTCGACCTCGTGGCCGGCCGCGTCGATGGCTATATTTCCGATATTCCGGCCCTTCTCTATTACGTGAAGGACAAGCCGGAGCTGAAGGTCGTCGAGCGTATCCCGACCGGCGAAAAATACTCGATCATGTTCAACAAGGGCGATCCGCTGGCCACCGAGGTCAACGAGGTCATCACCAAGCTGAAGGGCGAAGGCTTCATCGCCAAGCTGCACGAGAGCTGGTTCGGCGCCAAGGCCGAAGACACCACCTCGACGGTCGCCGTTCTCGACATGCCGAAGGCCAAGTAA